The following are from one region of the Acanthopagrus latus isolate v.2019 chromosome 2, fAcaLat1.1, whole genome shotgun sequence genome:
- the mrpl28 gene encoding 39S ribosomal protein L28, mitochondrial isoform X2, which translates to MPLHKYAPKMWDALKLKQGIYARLPKHYLKSLEQKEPTPVHWKPLGVEYRRNPKTGHKERVQDVPIPIYYPPQSQDGLWGGEGWISGFRYANNDKLSTRLRKTWKPQVFKRELYSEILDHKFTIKVTARTLDLIDAAYGFDFYILKTPKEDLNSKLGMDLKRAMLLRLAHKDKELYPDDPVKREKVYNKYKQHFEIPEEEAEWMGLSLEEAVEKQRQLEHKEPEPLFKVCVDNLVEELHIQKLLEPHLTEKK; encoded by the exons ATGCCTCTTCATAAATATGCCCCCAAAATGTGGGATGCCCTAAAGCTGAAGCAGGGCATCTACGCCCGTCTCCCTAAACACTACCTCAAGTCCCTTGAGCAGAAAGAACCCACCCCAGTCCATTGGAAGCCTCTGGGAGTCGAGTACCGACGCAACCCAAAGACAGGACACAAGGAGCGGGTGCAGGACGTCCCGATCCCCATCTACTACCCTCCACAGTCGCAGGACGGCCTgtggggaggagaggggtggaTATCCGGCTTCAGATACGCCAACAATGACAAG CTGTCGACTCGTCTGAGGAAGACCTGGAAACCGCAGGTGTTCAAAAGAGAGCTATACAGCGAAATCCTCGACCACAAGTTCACCATCAAGGTCACTGCACGCACTCTGGACCTCATCGATGCTGCCTACGGATTCGACTTTTATATTCTTAAA ACACCAAAGGAAGACCTGAACTCCAAGTTGGGGATGGACCTGAAGAGGGCTATGTTGCTCCGCCTggcacacaaagacaaagagctcTACCCCGATGACCCTGTCAAGAGAGAGAAGGTGTACAACAAATACAAG CAGCATTTTGAGATcccagaggaggaagcagagtgGATGGGTCTGAGTCTGGAGGAGGCTGTGGAGAAACAGAGGCAGCTGGAGCACAAG GAGCCTGAGCCTTTGTTCAAGGTGTGTGTGGACAACCTGGTGGAGGAGCTACACATTCAAAAACTGTTAGAGCCGCACCTCACAGAGAAGAAGTGA
- the mrpl28 gene encoding 39S ribosomal protein L28, mitochondrial isoform X1 yields MPLHKYAPKMWDALKLKQGIYARLPKHYLKSLEQKEPTPVHWKPLGVEYRRNPKTGHKERVQDVPIPIYYPPQSQDGLWGGEGWISGFRYANNDKLSTRLRKTWKPQVFKRELYSEILDHKFTIKVTARTLDLIDAAYGFDFYILKTPKEDLNSKLGMDLKRAMLLRLAHKDKELYPDDPVKREKVYNKYKHFEIPEEEAEWMGLSLEEAVEKQRQLEHKEPEPLFKVCVDNLVEELHIQKLLEPHLTEKK; encoded by the exons ATGCCTCTTCATAAATATGCCCCCAAAATGTGGGATGCCCTAAAGCTGAAGCAGGGCATCTACGCCCGTCTCCCTAAACACTACCTCAAGTCCCTTGAGCAGAAAGAACCCACCCCAGTCCATTGGAAGCCTCTGGGAGTCGAGTACCGACGCAACCCAAAGACAGGACACAAGGAGCGGGTGCAGGACGTCCCGATCCCCATCTACTACCCTCCACAGTCGCAGGACGGCCTgtggggaggagaggggtggaTATCCGGCTTCAGATACGCCAACAATGACAAG CTGTCGACTCGTCTGAGGAAGACCTGGAAACCGCAGGTGTTCAAAAGAGAGCTATACAGCGAAATCCTCGACCACAAGTTCACCATCAAGGTCACTGCACGCACTCTGGACCTCATCGATGCTGCCTACGGATTCGACTTTTATATTCTTAAA ACACCAAAGGAAGACCTGAACTCCAAGTTGGGGATGGACCTGAAGAGGGCTATGTTGCTCCGCCTggcacacaaagacaaagagctcTACCCCGATGACCCTGTCAAGAGAGAGAAGGTGTACAACAAATACAAG CATTTTGAGATcccagaggaggaagcagagtgGATGGGTCTGAGTCTGGAGGAGGCTGTGGAGAAACAGAGGCAGCTGGAGCACAAG GAGCCTGAGCCTTTGTTCAAGGTGTGTGTGGACAACCTGGTGGAGGAGCTACACATTCAAAAACTGTTAGAGCCGCACCTCACAGAGAAGAAGTGA
- the LOC119011494 gene encoding zinc transporter 1 encodes MRVLHWCMLGVTLLLLCCEVAISQACHSLIMLVDGFHTFLILMRMALNQAGVKKPPPSSSDSPAPPPHASSSSSAAQSESSVKPPPGTQTLPDQPQPELSPPALDCSLSYSDCRIQSLGTFITALCLTTLCLSYFLEVGTKYMALKPTKQPLLLVVVTAVSLVHKMLMLWLNWDHQQAPDTESHVEVNHKVCAEEEAKGEAEPGRVLSDVSRTVQSAVEASLHNGALVLCNPRTSCIPDTDSPEPQSGGDTQAAALQDSGEHRAEKDEEVVSVHSEDITEISKDKACLGHLGSEKASNTSPVSKVLHHIGRPVPTSQWKACLSSFVFVAVDLCTPLLALITNVVVLLMGPQCFHSHKSCRHLIYLDPALTILGGLVLTVAALPQVKRYGLLLLQATPPHICVSDLTQRIASIPGVQSVHDLHVWQLSKSIIVATVHVHCHAGFPAHRCSDLMSAVTKVLRSVGVTRSTVQPEFAPDSESSAGSVGDASPVLHREDPAQGADLACSLACGKVCTGSMCCSPVEEETHALLAPPAGETKEEPQTLVIENTFL; translated from the exons ATGAGGGTGCTACActggtgcatgctgggagtgaccctcctgctgctgtgctgcgAGGTCGCCATCAGTCAGGCTTGCCACTCGCTCATCATGCTGGTGGATGGTTTCCACACATTCTTAATCCTCATGCGCATGGCTCTTAATCAGGCAGGTGTGAAAaaacctcctccctcctcttcagaCTCCCCTGCGCCTCCTCCAcacgcttcctcctcctcatcagctgCGCAGTCAGAGTCATCCGTCAAACCTCCACCTGGCACCCAGACCCTCCCAGATCAGCCTCAGCctgaactctctcctccagctctcgACTGCAGTCTGTCATACAGTGACTGCAGGATTCAATCTTTAGGGACTTTCATTACCGCTCTCTGCCTGACCACTCTGTGTCTCTCCTACTTTCTGGAAGTTGGCACGAAATACATGGCACTGAAACCAACAAAGCAACCCCTGTTGCTTGTAGTGGTCACCGCTGTAAGTCTGGTCCATAAGATGttaatgctgtggctgaacTGGGATCATCAACAGGCCCCGGACACTGAATCTCATGTTGAAGTGAACCACAAAG TCTGTGCTGAAGAGGAAGCCAAAGGTGAAGCTGAGCCAGGGCGAGTCCTCAGTGATGTTAGCCGCACAGTTCAGTCTGCTGTGGAGGCCTCGCTCCACAATGGGGCACTCGTCCTCTGTAACCCCCGAACCTCCTGCATCCCTGACACTGACTCCCCAGAACCACAGTCAGGAGGCGACACGcaggcagcagctctgcaggacAGTGGGGAGCATAGAGCAGAGAAGGATGAAGAAGTAGTGAGTGTTCATTCAGAAGACATCACAGAGATTTCCAAAGACAAAGCCTGCTTGGGACATCTTG gcagtgaaaaagcATCGAATACCTCCCCAGTCTCCAAGGTATTGCATCACATCGGGAGACCTGTGCCAACCAGCCAGTGGAAAGCCTGTCTTTCGTCGTTCGTCTTTGTTGCTGTGGACCTTTGTACCCCCCTTCTGGCCCTGATCACCAATGTGGTGGTTCTGCTGATGGGCCCACAATGCTTTCATAGCCATAAATCCTGTAGACATTTAATTTACCTGGATCCTGCCCTGACCATACTGGGGGGGCTTGTGCTGACTGTCGCAGCTCTGCCACAG GTGAAGAGGTACGGATTGCTGCTGCTACAGGCCACACCTCCACACATTTGTGTATCTGATCTCACACAGAGGATTGCAAGCATTCCAGGGGTGCAGAGTGTGCACGACCTCCATGTCTGGCAGCTATCTAAATCTATTATTGTGGCCACTGTGCACGTGCACTGCCATGCCGGCTTTCCAGCACACAG gTGTTCTGATCTAATGTCAGCGGTCACAAAGGTGCTGCGGAGTGTAGGAGTGACCAGGAGCACCGTTCAGCCAGAGTTTGCTCCCGACTCTGAGTCCTCTGCAGGCAGTGTGGGTGACGCCTCCCCTGTCCTCCACAGAGAAGACCCCGCCCAGGGAGCGGACCTGGCCTGCAGCCTGGCCTGTGGAAAGGTTTGCACAGGGAGTATGTGCTGCTCTCCCGTGGAGGAGGAGACCCACGCCCTGCTGGCACCACCCGCTGGGGAAACAAAGGAAGAGCCTCAGACACTGGTTATCGAGAACACCTTTCTCTGA